In Sphingobacteriaceae bacterium, the following are encoded in one genomic region:
- the rplM gene encoding 50S ribosomal protein L13 encodes MDALSYKTKFINKQAADKEWLLVDAENQVVGRLASKVAYLLRGKHKTSYTPNSDSGSNVIIINADKVRFTGKKLTDKEYIRYTGYPGGQRFATPKMLLKTKPTEILTHAIHGMLPKGILGRKLNTNVRIFTGTEHGMDAQQPKKVDLSKIK; translated from the coding sequence GTGGACGCATTAAGTTATAAAACAAAGTTCATCAACAAACAAGCTGCTGATAAAGAATGGCTCCTTGTTGATGCTGAAAATCAAGTAGTTGGACGCCTTGCGTCGAAAGTTGCTTATTTATTAAGAGGCAAACATAAAACGAGTTATACGCCTAATTCAGACTCAGGCAGTAATGTAATTATCATCAATGCCGATAAGGTTCGTTTTACAGGAAAAAAATTAACGGATAAAGAATACATTAGATACACTGGTTATCCGGGAGGGCAGCGTTTTGCAACTCCAAAGATGTTGTTAAAAACAAAACCAACTGAAATTTTAACTCATGCTATTCATGGTATGTTACCCAAAGGGATTTTGGGACGTAAATTGAATACCAATGTGCGTATTTTCACTGGTACAGAGCACGGAATGGATGCTCAGCAACCTAAAAAAGTGGACCTATCAAAAATTAAATAA
- a CDS encoding elongation factor Ts: MAITAAEVNKLRQQTGAGMMDCKKALEESNGDFEAAVDYLRKKGAKVAANRADRDAKEGVVLSKTSDDKKSAIVISVNCETDFVAKNADFIKFAESVADVALKNKPETAEALKALSYDGSITVGDKFMEQVGKIGEKIDIGYYSMITAEQVVGYIHPGNRLAVALGFNKKVTDETAKNIAMQAAAMAPVAIDKDDVDENTIQRELDIARETTRAEGKPEDMVEKIAQGKINKFYKESTLLNQEYFIDNKLTVRQYLQGVEKDLTVSSYKRYALS, encoded by the coding sequence ATGGCAATTACAGCAGCAGAAGTGAACAAATTACGCCAGCAAACAGGTGCAGGCATGATGGATTGTAAAAAGGCTTTAGAAGAAAGCAACGGCGATTTTGAAGCCGCAGTAGATTATTTAAGAAAAAAAGGCGCCAAGGTGGCCGCAAACCGCGCAGATAGAGATGCTAAAGAAGGTGTAGTACTTTCTAAAACATCAGACGATAAGAAAAGTGCAATTGTGATTAGCGTAAACTGTGAAACAGACTTTGTGGCTAAAAATGCCGACTTTATTAAGTTTGCTGAATCCGTTGCTGATGTTGCCTTAAAAAACAAACCTGAAACAGCGGAAGCTTTGAAAGCTTTATCTTACGACGGTAGTATTACAGTTGGCGATAAATTCATGGAACAAGTAGGAAAAATTGGGGAGAAAATCGATATCGGATATTATTCTATGATCACAGCTGAACAAGTTGTTGGTTATATTCATCCGGGAAATAGATTGGCTGTTGCTTTAGGTTTCAATAAAAAAGTAACTGACGAAACTGCAAAAAATATTGCTATGCAGGCTGCCGCTATGGCTCCGGTAGCTATAGATAAAGATGACGTTGATGAGAACACCATTCAAAGAGAATTGGATATTGCCAGAGAAACTACTCGCGCGGAAGGCAAGCCGGAAGATATGGTAGAGAAAATTGCTCAAGGTAAAATCAACAAATTCTATAAAGAATCAACTTTATTGAATCAGGAATATTTTATTGATAATAAATTAACTGTTCGACAATATTTACAGGGGGTTGAAAAAGACCTGACCGTTTCGTCGTACAAGCGATACGCATTATCGTAA
- the rpsI gene encoding 30S ribosomal protein S9: MEIINTSGRRKTSVARAYVKKGSGNIEVNGRDYKEYFKTPTLHYMVTQSLNISNVRDAYDIKVNVKGGGITGQAQAIRLAIAKAIIEENAELKKDLRAAGLVTRDPRMVERKKFGQKKARARFQFSKR, translated from the coding sequence ATGGAAATAATTAACACATCAGGACGCAGAAAAACCTCAGTTGCTCGTGCATACGTAAAAAAAGGTAGTGGCAACATCGAAGTAAACGGAAGAGATTATAAAGAATATTTCAAAACCCCTACTCTACATTATATGGTTACTCAGTCATTAAACATCTCCAATGTAAGAGATGCATATGACATTAAAGTAAATGTAAAAGGTGGCGGAATCACAGGTCAGGCTCAGGCCATTCGTTTAGCAATTGCTAAAGCAATTATTGAAGAGAATGCAGAGCTTAAAAAAGACTTACGTGCAGCAGGTTTAGTTACCCGCGATCCAAGAATGGTTGAACGTAAAAAGTTTGGTCAGAAGAAGGCTCGTGCTAGATTCCAATTCAGTAAACGTTAA
- a CDS encoding GNAT family N-acetyltransferase: protein MSKPGSNKTRVSLEDEIEVRLANDSDIDNINAFYNRIYSKNRTKEQFVWEFNSSPAGKALYIIAEHGTKIVGTQCAIPYYFVNEKNETILSAKSEDTLVDPEYRGLSIFDKMYFLLFMECRRMGIHILWGFTYAKKPFLNLGFEIPFQTSMGLLVLKPFKAYAYYSKLAKNNSFNRKLKILLLCLKSKVDQIIQSFKINKVLNTREEFIPLNSANLNYLGKNNAIGLKLDMDFFNYRIRNNPYSKNYYQLNIIEQNIINASLIFTVNRGLCYILHMFYTNEEQCAQLIRALMKYKHLKNCFTIRYWGFSHNEESKKEIEIFKSTGYTFLKNGISFVGLSLEGPDVDWKTLHISRLASQGTD from the coding sequence TTGTCAAAGCCTGGATCAAATAAAACAAGAGTTTCGCTGGAAGATGAAATAGAAGTTCGTTTAGCCAATGATTCCGACATTGATAATATAAATGCCTTTTATAACCGCATTTATTCAAAAAACAGAACCAAGGAACAATTTGTTTGGGAATTTAATTCATCTCCTGCCGGTAAAGCGCTATACATCATTGCCGAACATGGCACAAAAATAGTTGGCACACAATGCGCCATCCCCTATTATTTTGTAAATGAGAAAAATGAAACTATTTTAAGCGCAAAATCAGAAGATACCCTAGTAGATCCTGAATACCGAGGATTATCCATTTTCGATAAAATGTATTTTTTACTGTTCATGGAATGTCGCAGAATGGGTATACATATATTATGGGGATTTACGTATGCTAAAAAACCATTTTTAAATTTGGGTTTTGAAATTCCCTTTCAAACATCCATGGGGCTTTTAGTATTAAAACCCTTTAAAGCTTATGCTTATTACAGCAAACTTGCTAAAAACAATTCGTTCAACCGAAAATTGAAAATACTTTTATTGTGCTTAAAATCTAAAGTGGATCAAATTATTCAATCCTTTAAAATAAATAAGGTCTTAAATACTCGAGAAGAGTTTATACCACTCAACTCAGCAAACTTAAATTATTTAGGAAAAAACAACGCGATTGGATTGAAATTAGATATGGATTTTTTTAATTACCGAATACGTAACAATCCATATTCAAAAAATTATTACCAGCTCAATATTATTGAACAGAACATCATCAATGCTTCTTTAATATTTACAGTAAACCGCGGTTTGTGTTACATTTTACATATGTTTTATACGAACGAAGAGCAATGCGCTCAGTTAATTAGAGCTTTAATGAAATACAAGCATTTAAAAAATTGTTTTACCATTCGCTATTGGGGGTTTTCACATAACGAAGAGTCTAAAAAAGAAATTGAAATCTTTAAAAGTACCGGTTATACTTTTTTGAAAAACGGAATAAGTTTTGTTGGATTATCATTAGAAGGTCCGGATGTAGATTGGAAAACGCTGCACATTTCCAGATTGGCCTCTCAGGGTACAGATTAA
- the rpsB gene encoding 30S ribosomal protein S2, producing the protein MSARTSFNELLETGAHFGHLKSKWNPAMAPYIYAEKNGIHIIDLNKTVAKIDEAAEALKQIARSGRKVLFVATKKQAKDIVAEKVKNVNMPYVTERWPGGMLTNFATIRKSVRRMSQIDKMATDGTFVNISKRERLQISREREKLEIQFGSIADLSRLPAALFIVDITKEHIAVAEAKRLNIPTFAIVDTNSNPNVVDFAIPANDDASTSIAYIIELMTAAIREGLSDRKLDKEASSEELDTKEESATEAEELAQGLKIKGAEKDSSEEKAPAKKGTRKRVGAKK; encoded by the coding sequence ATGTCAGCAAGAACTTCATTCAACGAATTACTTGAAACCGGTGCACACTTCGGACACCTTAAGAGCAAATGGAATCCGGCAATGGCCCCATATATATATGCGGAAAAAAACGGAATTCATATTATTGACTTAAACAAAACAGTTGCTAAAATTGATGAAGCAGCAGAAGCATTAAAACAAATCGCCAGATCTGGAAGAAAAGTTTTATTTGTTGCTACAAAAAAACAAGCTAAAGATATTGTAGCCGAAAAAGTGAAAAATGTAAATATGCCTTATGTAACCGAGCGTTGGCCAGGCGGTATGTTAACTAACTTTGCTACTATTCGTAAATCAGTTCGTCGTATGTCCCAAATTGATAAAATGGCTACAGACGGAACCTTTGTAAATATTTCTAAGCGTGAACGTTTACAAATTTCACGTGAGCGTGAAAAATTAGAAATTCAATTCGGTTCAATTGCTGATTTATCTCGTTTACCTGCTGCTTTATTTATTGTGGATATAACGAAAGAACATATTGCCGTTGCAGAAGCAAAAAGGTTAAACATTCCTACTTTTGCAATTGTAGATACCAATTCAAATCCAAATGTTGTTGATTTTGCAATTCCCGCAAACGATGACGCATCAACATCTATTGCATACATTATTGAATTAATGACAGCAGCTATCCGTGAAGGTTTATCAGATCGTAAATTAGATAAAGAAGCGAGCTCAGAAGAATTAGATACTAAAGAAGAAAGCGCAACAGAGGCAGAAGAATTGGCACAGGGACTAAAAATTAAAGGCGCAGAAAAAGACAGCTCAGAAGAAAAAGCACCGGCTAAAAAAGGCACTCGCAAAAGAGTTGGAGCTAAAAAATAA
- a CDS encoding LptF/LptG family permease, translated as MPPFFVTLFVSVFLFFLVTVVITYLDDFMGKGLKTSDLLILFFYAYVAWIPQCIPLAVLLGSIMSFGNLAENYELAAMKSSGLSLFKIIKPVFIFILFLALGTFLFNNFVMPVVQLKFQSLLWDIRQTKPTVSIKEGIFYNKIDDYSIRVGKKSKNKDTLKEIYIYDHSAHQGNIIQMYAREGKMSTLPDSSAIVLTLRDGNRYEEVQNHQVNQTKKTLSQLSFKQLQVNIELVDFKLKRSAEEQWKGNENMLNIWQIDSVADSTKRKISNKLLGVYRHVDDQFYFRTTGTIRVQEKSEKQFAKLNQFYDSLNAMQYAQCLDYALNITRTNTGYLEGTMVSLRGDEQDILRFLTEWHKRIVISFACVILFFIGAPLGAIIKKGGLGLPVVIAVFFFLAYFILSEAFTSLAYDGTLPPYVAIWTPLFIFMPISIFLTYKAAKDSALFDLGYYFAQINQFFKKKKTA; from the coding sequence TTGCCGCCTTTTTTTGTTACACTTTTTGTGAGTGTTTTTCTCTTTTTTTTGGTAACCGTTGTTATCACGTATCTGGATGATTTTATGGGAAAGGGATTAAAGACGAGTGATTTGTTGATCTTGTTTTTTTATGCTTACGTAGCCTGGATTCCGCAATGTATTCCCTTAGCCGTTTTATTGGGTTCTATTATGAGTTTTGGTAATTTGGCCGAGAATTATGAACTGGCCGCCATGAAGTCGTCGGGCCTGTCTCTTTTTAAAATAATTAAACCGGTATTTATTTTTATTTTGTTCTTGGCTTTGGGAACTTTTTTATTCAACAACTTTGTAATGCCCGTAGTGCAGTTAAAGTTTCAGTCTTTGCTTTGGGATATCCGTCAAACTAAGCCAACCGTAAGCATTAAAGAAGGTATTTTTTATAATAAAATTGATGACTACAGCATTAGAGTAGGTAAAAAATCAAAAAATAAAGATACCCTGAAGGAAATTTATATCTATGATCACAGTGCACATCAAGGCAATATTATTCAAATGTACGCCAGGGAAGGGAAAATGTCAACCTTGCCCGACAGTAGTGCCATTGTATTAACCTTAAGAGATGGAAACCGTTATGAAGAAGTACAAAATCATCAGGTGAATCAAACCAAAAAAACACTTTCGCAATTAAGTTTTAAGCAATTACAGGTGAATATTGAATTGGTGGATTTTAAACTTAAACGCAGTGCTGAGGAACAATGGAAGGGAAATGAAAATATGCTTAATATCTGGCAAATAGATTCCGTGGCTGATTCCACCAAACGAAAAATCAGCAACAAATTGTTAGGTGTATACCGTCATGTCGATGATCAGTTTTATTTCAGAACTACAGGTACCATTCGAGTGCAGGAGAAATCGGAAAAACAATTTGCCAAATTAAATCAGTTTTACGATAGTTTAAATGCGATGCAATATGCTCAATGCTTAGATTACGCCCTAAACATTACACGAACGAATACCGGTTATTTAGAGGGAACTATGGTGAGTTTACGAGGGGACGAACAAGATATTCTTCGTTTTTTAACCGAATGGCACAAACGTATTGTGATTTCATTTGCTTGTGTGATTTTATTTTTTATTGGCGCGCCATTAGGAGCAATCATCAAAAAAGGTGGTTTAGGATTGCCGGTAGTAATAGCGGTGTTTTTCTTTCTGGCTTATTTTATTTTATCGGAAGCTTTTACCAGTTTGGCTTATGATGGAACTTTACCTCCCTATGTGGCCATATGGACTCCCTTATTTATTTTTATGCCCATTAGTATATTCTTGACCTATAAAGCTGCTAAAGATTCCGCTCTGTTCGACCTTGGTTATTATTTTGCTCAGATTAATCAATTTTTTAAAAAGAAAAAAACTGCTTAA
- a CDS encoding glycosyltransferase, with amino-acid sequence MLKLFLVIFCLSVFAILHTYVFYPLLIIFFASFKKRVPSINKNSDLPEVCVLIAAYNEEKVIGQKIQSIVEGDYPLEKIRVLIGSDASTDDTNQIIQNWKSKYSCVELIEFGGRTGKAGIINKLAELAGKKILILTDANVIFAKDTLGHLLMHFNNEQVAQVCANIIKVADSKVGIAGAEKSYLALENKIKYSESLLFGIVMGAEGACYAIRSEFYNPVPPKFFMDDFYMTMNVIEQGGKIVFAKEAICFEDVPDKSSEEFKRKIRISIGNFQNLFRFKKLLWPPWSGVSFAFLSHKLLRWKTPFLILTALKVSILLSFYFPLFQILLILQCIGILSPLLDKLTLSKIFFIRYLSHFYMMNAALLIGFFKFLKGVDTNIWTPTERNV; translated from the coding sequence ATGCTTAAACTATTTCTTGTTATATTTTGTTTAAGTGTGTTTGCCATTTTGCATACCTATGTTTTTTATCCATTACTGATTATTTTCTTCGCTTCGTTTAAAAAAAGAGTTCCTTCAATAAATAAAAATTCAGATTTGCCCGAAGTGTGTGTTTTAATTGCTGCATATAATGAAGAAAAAGTAATTGGACAAAAGATTCAATCTATTGTAGAAGGGGATTATCCATTGGAGAAGATTCGAGTGCTTATTGGTTCTGATGCTTCAACAGACGATACCAATCAAATTATTCAAAATTGGAAAAGTAAATACTCTTGCGTCGAGTTAATTGAATTTGGGGGAAGAACCGGAAAAGCAGGAATTATTAATAAACTGGCTGAGCTGGCGGGTAAAAAGATTTTAATATTAACGGATGCGAATGTGATTTTTGCAAAAGATACTTTAGGGCATTTGCTTATGCATTTTAATAACGAACAAGTGGCTCAGGTTTGCGCCAACATTATTAAAGTAGCGGATTCGAAAGTTGGAATAGCCGGGGCAGAGAAGTCATATCTTGCTTTGGAGAATAAAATAAAATACAGTGAAAGTCTTTTATTTGGAATTGTGATGGGAGCGGAAGGTGCCTGTTATGCCATACGTAGCGAATTTTACAATCCGGTGCCTCCTAAGTTTTTCATGGATGATTTTTATATGACTATGAATGTAATAGAGCAAGGTGGTAAAATTGTTTTTGCTAAAGAAGCAATATGTTTTGAAGATGTGCCGGATAAATCTTCCGAGGAGTTTAAACGCAAGATTAGAATTTCAATCGGAAATTTTCAAAATTTATTTCGGTTTAAAAAATTATTATGGCCTCCCTGGTCGGGCGTTTCATTTGCATTTTTATCGCACAAATTATTGCGCTGGAAAACTCCTTTTTTAATTCTGACTGCGCTAAAAGTTTCTATACTTCTTTCGTTTTATTTCCCCTTATTTCAGATATTATTAATACTACAGTGTATTGGAATTTTATCTCCGCTTTTGGATAAACTTACTTTATCTAAAATATTTTTCATTCGCTACCTCTCTCATTTTTATATGATGAATGCGGCCTTACTCATTGGCTTTTTTAAATTTTTAAAAGGAGTGGATACTAATATTTGGACGCCTACCGAAAGAAATGTTTAA
- a CDS encoding glycosyltransferase family 2 protein produces MINGKKIIAVLPAYNAALTLKKTYDEIPFDIVDDVVLVDDHSTDNTVEVAKQVGITHVIRHEKNKGYGGNQKTCYDKALSLGGDIVIMLHPDYQYTPKLIHSLSYLIANDLFPVAFGSRILGKGALKGGMPMYKYIFNRCLTLSQNILINQKLSEYHTGYRAFSKQVLEKINYHANSDDFVFDNQMISQIFYAGFEIAEVTCPTKYFPEASSINFRRSMKYGLGVLGVSFTHFFNKLGIMNSKIYKTK; encoded by the coding sequence ATGATTAACGGAAAAAAAATAATTGCCGTATTACCTGCTTACAACGCAGCCTTAACGCTTAAAAAAACCTACGATGAAATTCCCTTTGATATTGTAGACGATGTAGTTTTGGTTGATGACCATAGCACAGATAACACGGTTGAAGTGGCCAAACAAGTTGGTATTACACATGTGATCCGACACGAAAAAAACAAAGGATACGGTGGAAACCAAAAAACCTGTTATGATAAAGCCCTTAGCTTAGGCGGAGATATCGTAATCATGTTACACCCGGATTATCAATATACCCCAAAGTTAATTCATAGTTTAAGTTATTTAATTGCCAATGATTTATTTCCCGTTGCTTTTGGCTCTCGAATTTTAGGCAAAGGCGCCTTAAAGGGTGGTATGCCTATGTACAAATACATCTTTAACCGTTGTTTAACTTTAAGCCAGAATATTCTAATTAATCAAAAATTGTCGGAATACCATACCGGCTATCGAGCATTTTCTAAACAGGTACTTGAAAAAATAAATTACCATGCCAATTCTGATGATTTTGTATTCGATAATCAAATGATTTCTCAGATTTTTTATGCAGGATTTGAAATTGCTGAAGTAACTTGTCCAACTAAGTATTTTCCTGAAGCCAGCTCCATCAATTTTAGAAGAAGTATGAAGTATGGATTAGGAGTGCTTGGCGTATCCTTTACGCACTTCTTTAATAAATTAGGCATAATGAATTCTAAAATTTATAAAACCAAATAA
- a CDS encoding UMP kinase produces MKYKRILLKLSGEALMGAKGFGIDQQRLKEYADEIKKIHDAGCEVAIVIGGGNIFRGIQAEKGGMDRVHGDYMGMLATVINSMAIQAALEGMNVPTRLQSAIKMEQICEPYIRRIAVRHLEKGRVVIFGAGTGNPYFTTDTAATLRAIEIEANVILKGTRVDGIYSADPEKDKNAVKFDHIKFEEVYSKGLEVMDLTAFTLCKENNLPIIVFDMNKKGNLFNLVQGDQVGTLVEM; encoded by the coding sequence ATGAAATACAAAAGAATCCTCCTCAAATTAAGCGGCGAAGCACTCATGGGCGCAAAAGGTTTTGGAATTGATCAGCAAAGATTAAAAGAATACGCCGATGAAATTAAAAAAATTCACGATGCAGGTTGCGAAGTGGCCATTGTAATAGGAGGAGGAAATATTTTCAGAGGTATACAAGCAGAAAAAGGAGGCATGGACCGCGTACATGGCGATTATATGGGCATGCTAGCCACAGTAATTAATAGTATGGCTATACAAGCTGCCCTGGAAGGAATGAATGTACCTACCCGCTTACAAAGCGCCATAAAAATGGAACAAATATGCGAACCTTATATCCGAAGAATTGCAGTAAGGCATTTGGAAAAAGGACGCGTAGTTATTTTTGGTGCCGGAACCGGAAATCCCTATTTCACTACCGATACTGCAGCTACTTTACGAGCAATTGAAATTGAAGCCAATGTGATTTTAAAAGGAACCAGAGTTGACGGAATTTATTCCGCAGATCCGGAAAAAGATAAAAATGCGGTAAAATTTGACCACATTAAGTTTGAAGAAGTATATTCAAAAGGTTTAGAAGTGATGGATTTAACTGCCTTTACCCTTTGCAAAGAAAACAACCTACCTATCATTGTTTTTGATATGAATAAAAAAGGAAATTTATTTAATTTAGTTCAAGGTGACCAAGTAGGCACTTTAGTTGAAATGTAA
- a CDS encoding glycosyltransferase family 4 protein, which yields MAKGFIANGVDLKLLCINTAKHFKPDDQVPSDFKSNCKYQSVFKNTNTSFFGALSNLFSTDSYFVSRFYFPEFDKQLKKDLTSNQYEIVQLEGLFMAVYLPVIRKYSKAKVILRAHNVEYLIWDRHIRNEKNILKKFYLSIQNKRLKKFEISTCNQVDGIVSITDVDKNIFSQLAPKSKGFTCITGVDLKEYQMKENEVNTKMFIFSSMDWMPNIEAVDWFLKNCFPKITKAVPDCRLVIAGRNMPSHIRQLKDKNIEIMEDVKSSSSFYQNHQLMLVPLLSGSGLRIKIIEGMAYGKAIVSTSVGAEGIKAVNGKHFVLEDETNKFSDAVIYLLQNKEELNKLSLNARKFAEENFENKKVVQGLLNFYPELNA from the coding sequence ATGGCAAAGGGATTTATTGCTAATGGAGTGGATTTAAAGCTGCTATGCATAAATACAGCAAAACATTTTAAACCGGATGATCAAGTGCCAAGCGATTTTAAATCGAATTGCAAATACCAATCTGTTTTTAAAAATACCAACACAAGTTTCTTTGGCGCACTTAGTAATTTATTTTCAACAGATTCCTATTTTGTGAGTCGCTTTTATTTTCCTGAGTTCGATAAGCAATTGAAAAAAGATTTAACATCGAATCAGTATGAGATAGTGCAATTAGAAGGTTTGTTTATGGCCGTTTATTTGCCGGTAATTCGGAAGTATTCTAAAGCCAAAGTGATTTTACGCGCACATAACGTGGAATATTTAATATGGGATAGGCATATTCGAAATGAAAAAAATATTTTAAAAAAATTTTATCTCAGTATTCAAAACAAACGATTGAAAAAATTTGAAATTAGCACCTGTAATCAAGTTGATGGTATTGTAAGCATTACAGATGTAGATAAAAATATCTTTTCCCAATTGGCCCCGAAGTCAAAAGGTTTTACCTGTATAACCGGCGTTGATTTAAAGGAATATCAAATGAAGGAAAATGAGGTAAATACTAAAATGTTTATTTTCTCGTCAATGGACTGGATGCCTAACATTGAAGCGGTGGATTGGTTTTTAAAAAATTGTTTTCCAAAGATCACTAAGGCTGTTCCTGATTGTAGATTAGTTATTGCCGGAAGAAACATGCCGTCACATATTCGTCAACTAAAAGATAAAAATATTGAAATAATGGAGGATGTTAAAAGTTCATCTTCCTTCTATCAAAACCATCAGCTGATGTTGGTTCCTTTATTGTCGGGTAGTGGATTGAGAATTAAAATAATTGAAGGAATGGCCTATGGCAAAGCAATTGTTTCCACTTCAGTTGGAGCGGAAGGAATAAAAGCAGTAAATGGCAAACATTTTGTTTTAGAAGATGAGACCAATAAATTTTCGGATGCTGTTATTTATTTATTGCAAAACAAGGAGGAGTTGAACAAATTAAGTTTGAATGCCCGGAAGTTTGCCGAAGAAAATTTTGAAAATAAAAAAGTGGTGCAAGGATTGTTAAATTTTTATCCCGAATTAAATGCTTAA
- a CDS encoding T9SS type A sorting domain-containing protein — translation MKKILPFLFLLFSFSSYYAQPGVGPAPYCMPTYWNVPCNQPNVSNDINNYVNDFIDHFFTSGGVTNINNMNSLCQTQLLGGVQQNFINYACPTHLRANAGAVITCNFQSGIIFGQGFAVFVDWNKDCVYSMSEMVCGTPNVPSPATPASANFVIPAATASGAYKMRVRCAFATVGTSIDPCLQYSYGETHEYTLYVGVACNGALPVCTVLPVQMSFFNAVALTNSAEIIWGTASESNNNYFTIERSFDMENFELVQQVKGEGDTYTGKDYHVIDPQVNKNGITYYRIKQYDYDGKLGHSEVISLIMKRDATKLEVVPNPFSDELKIKLPVTFNSNISKFEMRDVNGVEVNTSTNPIDKSKKSIQLNLEKLSPGMYFITVYGEDGSLFNERVIKN, via the coding sequence ATGAAGAAAATTTTACCTTTTCTTTTTTTATTGTTTTCGTTCTCTTCTTACTATGCACAACCGGGCGTTGGACCGGCTCCTTATTGCATGCCCACTTATTGGAATGTTCCTTGTAATCAGCCAAACGTTTCTAATGATATTAATAATTATGTGAATGATTTTATCGATCATTTTTTTACAAGTGGAGGCGTAACTAATATTAATAATATGAATTCTCTTTGTCAAACTCAATTACTGGGTGGAGTTCAGCAAAATTTTATCAATTACGCTTGTCCAACTCATTTGCGTGCCAATGCGGGAGCTGTAATTACCTGTAATTTTCAATCTGGAATTATTTTTGGTCAGGGATTTGCAGTTTTTGTTGACTGGAATAAAGATTGTGTTTATTCTATGTCGGAAATGGTTTGTGGTACGCCTAACGTGCCTAGTCCTGCCACACCGGCATCCGCTAATTTTGTAATTCCGGCGGCCACAGCTAGTGGAGCCTATAAAATGCGGGTTCGTTGTGCTTTTGCAACCGTAGGCACATCCATTGATCCTTGCTTACAATATAGTTATGGTGAAACGCATGAATACACTTTGTATGTTGGCGTGGCTTGTAATGGTGCTTTACCCGTTTGTACCGTTTTACCTGTACAGATGAGTTTCTTTAATGCTGTTGCTTTAACTAATTCAGCTGAAATTATTTGGGGTACAGCGTCGGAAAGTAATAATAATTATTTTACGATTGAACGGTCGTTTGATATGGAAAATTTTGAATTGGTTCAACAGGTGAAAGGGGAAGGCGATACGTACACCGGCAAAGATTATCATGTTATAGATCCACAAGTAAATAAAAATGGTATAACGTATTACCGAATTAAACAATATGATTATGATGGGAAATTGGGTCACTCTGAAGTAATTAGTTTAATAATGAAAAGAGATGCAACTAAATTGGAAGTTGTTCCTAATCCTTTTAGTGATGAATTAAAAATAAAATTGCCTGTAACATTCAACTCAAATATTTCCAAATTCGAGATGCGTGATGTGAATGGTGTAGAAGTTAATACTTCAACTAATCCCATTGATAAATCTAAAAAAAGCATTCAACTGAACCTTGAAAAACTTTCACCCGGAATGTATTTCATTACGGTTTACGGTGAAGATGGAAGCTTGTTTAATGAACGTGTGATAAAAAACTAA